A stretch of Thermococcus bergensis DNA encodes these proteins:
- a CDS encoding NAD(P)/FAD-dependent oxidoreductase — protein sequence MQNDYDVVVIGGGPAGLAAAIKAKEYGLRVLVIENRETLGGIPLQCVHPGFGLHYFKEDLTGTEFIYRFINKFLEMGIEYHTGAHVVSIEPFSDLEKRLTVVTSKGVLEITTTTIIYATGARERHPFEIGITGHRPAGVYTAGEAQTMMDIDGIMPGKEIVIVGSGDVGLIMARRFALEGAHVKAVIEIMPYPGGLMRNIVQCLQDFGIPLYLSHAVTRIEGTKRVEKVIIAKVDENLKPIPGTEEEISCDTVIIAAGLVPYLKVLEKAGVIIDPATRGPVVNEYLETSIPGVFVAGNALVINDLVDYVVEQGELAAKGAYLYVQNKGIPTKKWKRIVKGRNIRLVTPHYISGDNDVVLYARVQKPEEKVKLRFPEIDKEIKLPFVRPAEMLRIKLKKEELARAKDKITMEVVPHE from the coding sequence ATGCAGAATGACTATGACGTGGTGGTTATTGGAGGAGGGCCCGCTGGATTAGCCGCCGCAATAAAAGCAAAAGAATACGGTTTGAGAGTTCTGGTTATTGAAAATAGGGAAACTTTGGGAGGAATTCCCCTTCAGTGTGTTCATCCGGGATTCGGTCTACATTACTTCAAAGAGGATCTTACAGGAACCGAATTTATCTATCGCTTCATAAACAAATTCCTTGAGATGGGAATTGAATACCACACTGGAGCCCATGTAGTTTCAATAGAGCCATTTTCCGACCTAGAAAAAAGGTTAACCGTTGTGACATCGAAAGGAGTTCTCGAAATAACAACCACCACAATCATTTATGCAACCGGAGCAAGGGAAAGGCATCCCTTTGAAATAGGAATCACAGGGCATAGGCCTGCAGGAGTCTACACCGCTGGTGAAGCTCAAACAATGATGGATATCGATGGAATAATGCCCGGTAAGGAAATCGTTATAGTTGGTTCCGGAGACGTTGGCTTGATAATGGCAAGACGCTTTGCCCTTGAAGGAGCACATGTAAAGGCTGTTATAGAGATAATGCCTTATCCCGGCGGGCTGATGAGGAACATCGTGCAGTGCCTGCAGGACTTTGGGATCCCCTTGTATCTTAGTCATGCTGTTACAAGAATCGAGGGGACAAAGAGAGTGGAGAAAGTTATCATAGCGAAGGTTGATGAGAATCTGAAGCCAATACCCGGCACGGAAGAGGAGATATCCTGCGACACCGTTATAATAGCCGCAGGACTTGTGCCGTATCTGAAGGTGCTGGAAAAGGCAGGGGTTATAATAGACCCAGCCACTAGGGGTCCGGTAGTGAACGAGTACCTCGAGACCAGTATACCAGGAGTGTTCGTGGCAGGAAATGCCCTCGTGATAAACGATTTAGTCGATTACGTGGTTGAACAGGGAGAACTAGCAGCTAAGGGCGCATATCTCTATGTCCAGAACAAAGGCATTCCCACTAAGAAATGGAAGCGGATTGTTAAAGGCAGAAACATTCGGCTGGTAACTCCCCATTACATAAGCGGAGATAATGATGTTGTTCTCTATGCAAGAGTCCAAAAACCGGAAGAAAAAGTCAAACTCCGCTTCCCAGAAATAGACAAGGAGATAAAGCTACCCTTCGTTAGACCGGCTGAAATGCTTAGGATTAAACTCAAAAAAGAGGAATTAGCGAGAGCAAAAGACAAAATAACAATGGAGGTCGTCCCCCATGAGTAA
- a CDS encoding IS982 family transposase (programmed frameshift): protein MVVMNFQQEILIIKSEIYPIISKHYPKNTRREVISLYDLITFAILAHLHFGGVYKHAYRVLIEEMKLFPKIRYNKLTERLNRHEKLLLLAQEELFKKHAREYVRILDSKPIQTKELARKNRKEKKGSSEIISEKPAVGFVPSKKKFYYGYKLTCYSDGNLLALLSVDPANKHDVSVVREKFWVIVEEFSGCFLFLDKGYVSRELQEEFLRFGVVYTPVKRENQVSNLEEKKFYKYLSDFRRRIETLFSKFSEFLLRPSRSVSLRGLAVRILGAILAVNLDRLYNFTDGGN from the exons GTGGTTGTTATGAACTTTCAGCAGGAAATCCTGATCATAAAATCCGAAATCTATCCGATAATCAGCAAACACTACCCGAAAAACACTCGCAGGGAAGTAATCAGCCTCTACGACCTGATAACCTTCGCAATACTAGCCCACCTGCACTTCGGAGGAGTTTACAAGCACGCTTACAGAGTCCTAATCGAAGAAATGAAGCTGTTCCCAAAAATCAGGTACAACAAACTAACAGAACGCTTGAACAGGCACGAAAAACTCCTGCTCCTAGCGCAGGAAGAATTATTCAAAAAACACGCCAGAGAATACGTTAGAATACTGGACTCAAAGCCCATTCAGACCAAGGAGTTGGCCAGAAAAAACAGGAAGGAGAAGAAGGGTTCTTCAGAAATCATCTCTGAAAAGCCCGCAGTTGGGTTTGTTCCCTCTA AAAAAAAGTTTTACTATGGGTACAAGCTGACCTGTTACTCTGATGGAAATTTGCTGGCTTTACTGTCTGTTGATCCGGCGAATAAGCATGATGTGAGTGTTGTCAGGGAAAAGTTCTGGGTGATTGTTGAGGAGTTTTCTGGCTGTTTTCTGTTTTTGGATAAGGGTTACGTTAGTAGAGAACTTCAGGAGGAATTTCTGAGGTTTGGCGTTGTTTACACGCCGGTGAAGCGGGAGAATCAGGTTAGTAATCTGGAGGAGAAGAAGTTTTACAAGTACTTGTCTGACTTTCGCAGGAGGATTGAGACTTTGTTTTCGAAGTTTTCTGAGTTTCTTCTGAGGCCGAGCAGGAGTGTTAGTTTGAGGGGGTTAGCTGTCAGGATTTTAGGGGCGATTCTGGCCGTGAATCTGGACAGATTATACAACTTCACAGATGGTGGGAACTAG
- a CDS encoding DUF1667 domain-containing protein — protein sequence MSKTRHFKITCIVCPLGCEIEVKMEGDKIVEITGFTCPKGKEYAIQEVTAPKRIVMSVIKVKNGDFPTVSVKTDRPVLKKLIPKIMKELAKIEVEAPVELGQVIVENIANSGANIVATRPVKRI from the coding sequence ATGAGTAAGACCAGACATTTTAAGATCACATGTATTGTATGTCCCCTCGGATGTGAGATTGAAGTAAAAATGGAAGGGGACAAAATCGTCGAAATAACTGGGTTTACCTGTCCCAAAGGAAAGGAGTATGCCATACAGGAGGTAACAGCGCCAAAAAGAATAGTGATGAGTGTTATAAAAGTAAAAAATGGCGACTTCCCAACCGTATCGGTAAAAACGGATAGACCTGTTCTCAAAAAGCTAATACCCAAAATCATGAAAGAGCTAGCCAAAATAGAAGTAGAGGCTCCAGTTGAACTTGGACAGGTGATAGTAGAGAACATTGCCAACTCAGGAGCCAACATCGTAGCTACTCGGCCTGTTAAAAGAATCTGA
- a CDS encoding elongation factor EF-2 produces MGKREEMIKEIKQLMTQPERIRNMGIAAHIDHGKTTLSDNLLAGAGMISEELAGKQLVLDFDEQEQARGITINAANVSMIHEYEGQKYLINLIDTPGHVDFGGDVTRAMRAIDGAIIVVDAVEGVMPQTETVLRQALREYVKPVLFINKVDRLIKELKLTPQQMQERFVKVITDVNRLIRRYAPPEFRDKWLVKVEDGSVAFGSAYYNWALSVPYMRKTGVSFKDIIDLTNAGDLKTLRKKAPLHVVVLDMVVRHLPNPLQAQKYRIPHLWRGDIESDIGQAMLNCDPNGKMAMVVTKIIIDKHAGEVATGRVWSGTVRTGQEVYLITAKRKARIQQVGIYMGPERINMEAVPAGNIVAVTGLRDAMAGETVSEEQIEPFEALHYTSEPVVTVAIEAKNVKDLPRLIEALRQLAKEDPTLHVKIDEETGQHLLSGMGELHLEVKLVHLKEQWGVDVDVSEPIVVYRESITKQSPIVEGKSPNKHNRFYIVVEPMPDEIYQAIREGEIPEGRPKDPKAVAKKLAELGMDYDIARGIVDIYNGNMFLDNTKGIQYLNEVMDLLVDGFHQAMDEGPLAREPVMKVIVRLVDAKIHEDNVHRGPAQIYPAIRTAIHCAMMKANPVLYEPYQKVIINVPYEYMGAVSRELNQRRGQLVDMRQEGEVMIIIAEAPVAEMFGFAGAIRGATSGRALWSTEHAGFKRVPNELAINIIRQIRQRKGLDPNPPTEKDVCPQQ; encoded by the coding sequence ATGGGAAAAAGGGAAGAGATGATTAAGGAAATCAAGCAATTGATGACTCAACCAGAGAGAATTAGAAATATGGGTATTGCCGCTCACATTGACCACGGTAAGACGACACTTAGTGACAACCTGTTGGCTGGAGCGGGAATGATTAGCGAAGAGCTTGCAGGAAAGCAGCTTGTCCTTGACTTCGATGAGCAAGAACAGGCAAGAGGTATTACAATTAACGCCGCTAACGTTTCAATGATTCACGAGTATGAGGGGCAGAAGTACCTCATCAACCTCATTGACACTCCAGGTCACGTTGACTTCGGTGGTGACGTTACAAGAGCAATGAGAGCCATAGATGGGGCAATAATCGTTGTGGATGCCGTCGAGGGTGTAATGCCCCAGACAGAGACTGTTCTCAGGCAGGCTTTGAGAGAGTATGTTAAGCCAGTTCTCTTCATAAACAAGGTTGACAGACTCATTAAGGAGCTCAAGCTTACCCCGCAGCAGATGCAGGAGAGGTTTGTTAAGGTAATTACCGATGTAAACCGTTTGATTAGGAGGTACGCTCCTCCAGAGTTTAGGGACAAGTGGCTTGTTAAAGTTGAGGACGGTAGTGTTGCCTTTGGTTCAGCTTATTACAACTGGGCACTCAGCGTTCCCTACATGAGGAAGACCGGTGTCTCATTCAAGGACATTATTGACTTAACAAACGCTGGTGACCTAAAGACCCTTAGAAAGAAGGCTCCACTTCACGTGGTTGTTTTGGATATGGTAGTAAGGCACCTTCCAAATCCACTACAAGCACAGAAGTACAGAATTCCGCACCTTTGGAGAGGAGACATCGAGAGCGATATTGGTCAGGCGATGCTTAACTGTGATCCAAATGGAAAGATGGCCATGGTTGTTACAAAGATTATTATTGACAAGCACGCCGGTGAAGTTGCAACCGGTAGAGTATGGAGCGGTACTGTAAGGACGGGTCAAGAGGTTTACCTCATCACCGCAAAGAGGAAAGCGAGAATCCAGCAAGTTGGTATCTATATGGGACCAGAGAGAATCAACATGGAAGCCGTCCCAGCAGGTAACATAGTTGCTGTGACAGGTTTGAGAGATGCAATGGCTGGTGAGACAGTTAGCGAGGAGCAAATCGAACCATTTGAAGCCCTCCACTATACAAGTGAGCCCGTCGTTACAGTGGCTATTGAGGCCAAGAACGTTAAGGACTTACCAAGGCTTATCGAAGCTCTTAGACAGCTCGCCAAGGAAGATCCAACACTCCACGTCAAGATTGACGAGGAAACAGGTCAGCACCTCCTCAGCGGTATGGGTGAGCTTCACCTTGAAGTCAAGCTCGTGCACCTTAAGGAGCAATGGGGCGTTGATGTTGATGTTTCAGAGCCAATCGTCGTTTACAGAGAGAGCATTACAAAGCAAAGCCCAATAGTCGAAGGAAAATCACCAAACAAGCACAACAGGTTCTACATTGTTGTTGAACCAATGCCAGATGAGATTTACCAAGCAATTAGAGAAGGCGAAATACCGGAAGGAAGACCAAAAGATCCAAAGGCTGTTGCAAAGAAGCTCGCAGAGCTTGGAATGGACTACGACATTGCAAGAGGCATTGTGGATATCTACAACGGAAACATGTTCCTTGACAACACCAAGGGTATCCAGTACCTCAACGAAGTTATGGATCTCCTTGTAGATGGTTTCCACCAGGCAATGGACGAGGGACCACTTGCCAGAGAGCCTGTAATGAAGGTAATAGTTAGACTCGTGGATGCAAAGATTCACGAGGACAACGTCCACAGAGGTCCAGCCCAGATTTACCCAGCAATTAGAACCGCTATCCACTGTGCAATGATGAAGGCTAACCCAGTGCTCTATGAGCCATACCAGAAGGTCATCATTAACGTTCCATACGAATACATGGGTGCAGTCAGCAGAGAGCTTAACCAGAGAAGAGGACAGCTTGTTGACATGAGGCAAGAAGGTGAAGTAATGATAATCATTGCAGAGGCTCCAGTTGCTGAGATGTTCGGATTCGCTGGAGCAATTAGGGGTGCAACAAGCGGTAGAGCACTGTGGAGCACAGAGCACGCTGGCTTCAAGAGAGTTCCAAACGAACTTGCTATAAACATCATAAGGCAGATAAGACAAAGAAAAGGCCTTGATCCAAACCCACCGACAGAGAAGGACGTCTGCCCACAGCAGTGA
- the tpiA gene encoding triose-phosphate isomerase, with translation MVRLKEPVIAINFKSYVEATGERALKIAKAAEKVYKETGITIVVAPQLVDLYRIAQEVEIPVFAQHIDPIKPGSHTGHVLPEAVKEAGAVGTLLNHSENRMILADLEAAIRRAEEVGLTTIVCSNNPAVSAAVAALNPDYVAVEPPELIGTGIPVSKAKPEVITNTVELVRRVNPEVKVLTGAGISTGEDVKKALELGTVGVLLASGVTKAKDPEKAIKNLVSLIV, from the coding sequence GTGGTTAGATTGAAGGAGCCAGTTATAGCTATAAATTTTAAGTCGTATGTTGAAGCCACTGGGGAGAGGGCTTTGAAGATAGCCAAGGCGGCAGAAAAGGTTTACAAGGAGACGGGGATAACGATTGTAGTTGCACCACAATTGGTAGACCTTTACAGGATTGCTCAGGAAGTTGAGATTCCAGTCTTTGCCCAGCACATAGACCCGATAAAACCCGGAAGCCACACCGGGCACGTTTTGCCAGAAGCAGTGAAAGAGGCTGGAGCAGTCGGGACTTTACTCAACCACTCCGAGAACAGAATGATCCTCGCAGATTTAGAAGCTGCAATCAGAAGGGCTGAAGAAGTCGGGCTAACAACCATAGTCTGCAGCAACAATCCAGCAGTCAGTGCAGCAGTTGCCGCTTTAAACCCGGATTACGTTGCTGTTGAACCGCCAGAACTTATTGGCACTGGAATTCCAGTCAGCAAGGCAAAGCCTGAAGTGATAACTAATACTGTAGAGCTTGTTAGGAGGGTAAACCCGGAGGTTAAGGTTCTTACCGGGGCTGGTATCTCAACGGGAGAGGATGTGAAGAAGGCTTTGGAGCTTGGGACTGTTGGAGTTCTCTTAGCAAGCGGCGTCACAAAAGCCAAAGACCCAGAAAAAGCAATAAAAAACCTAGTATCGCTGATAGTCTGA
- a CDS encoding aldolase/citrate lyase family protein, whose amino-acid sequence MANIGFPQEIEIAKKKGADGVGLFRTEFLFLNREHPPSEEEQFLIYKKVLEAFYPDMVIIRLLDIGGDKQIPYIEMPREENPFLGVRGIRFLLKHKDILITQLRALLRASRYGNLGILIPMVTKPEEVISVKKIIEKVREEIEEKSNFKIGIMVEVPAVIFSIEEFVPYIDFVSIGTNDLTQYMFAADRNNIEVSEYYDDESNVILTTIKLVADKLSKTSIPIAVCGELAGKPHMVEPLLKIGVKEFSVTPSKIPKIKKQIYNVISSKAYSKT is encoded by the coding sequence ATGGCAAATATAGGTTTTCCCCAAGAGATAGAGATTGCCAAGAAAAAAGGAGCAGACGGAGTCGGCCTTTTTAGAACAGAATTCCTATTCCTAAACAGAGAACATCCTCCCTCAGAAGAAGAACAGTTTCTAATATATAAAAAGGTCTTGGAAGCCTTTTATCCAGATATGGTGATAATACGACTGTTAGACATTGGAGGAGATAAGCAGATCCCCTATATTGAAATGCCCCGGGAAGAAAATCCTTTTCTTGGAGTTAGGGGCATCAGATTCCTACTAAAGCATAAAGACATCTTGATAACCCAGTTAAGAGCACTCCTAAGAGCATCCCGGTATGGCAACCTGGGGATACTAATCCCAATGGTCACCAAACCGGAAGAAGTTATTTCAGTGAAAAAGATTATTGAAAAAGTAAGAGAAGAAATCGAAGAAAAAAGCAACTTCAAAATCGGAATTATGGTGGAAGTACCTGCGGTTATCTTCAGTATAGAGGAGTTCGTTCCGTACATTGACTTTGTAAGCATAGGAACAAATGACTTAACTCAGTACATGTTCGCAGCAGACAGAAACAACATTGAAGTTTCCGAGTATTACGACGATGAGAGTAATGTAATCCTCACAACCATAAAGCTAGTAGCAGATAAACTATCAAAAACATCAATCCCAATCGCAGTATGTGGAGAGCTTGCTGGAAAGCCCCATATGGTGGAACCTCTACTCAAGATTGGAGTCAAAGAATTCTCTGTAACTCCCTCTAAAATTCCCAAAATTAAAAAACAGATATACAATGTAATTAGCTCTAAAGCTTACTCAAAAACTTAA
- the dhaK gene encoding dihydroxyacetone kinase subunit DhaK, with the protein MKKLINSPETVVKEMLEGMAAAYPELIKVHFNPNFIYRADAPVKGKVALISGGGSGHEPLHGGYVGKGMLDAACPGEVFTSPTPDQMYEAAKTVEGGEGILFIVKNYTGDVMNFDMAADLLKAEGYKVESVIIADDVAVEESLYSAGRRGVGGTVFAEKIGGAAAERGWSLEEVKRVVEKVAKNVRSIGIALTPCTVPAAGKPTFELSEDEFEFGIGIHGEPGRKRMKMRPVDEIVQMMMDAILQDMPLEKGDEVALLVNGMGGTPLMELFIVNRKVAQILDNIGVKRYKTLVGNYITSLEMQGTSITVLKLDDELKELLDDPVLTPALRWKA; encoded by the coding sequence TTGAAAAAATTAATTAATAGCCCTGAGACCGTAGTTAAAGAGATGTTAGAGGGAATGGCAGCAGCTTATCCAGAGTTAATAAAAGTTCATTTCAACCCAAATTTCATCTACAGAGCAGATGCACCAGTAAAGGGAAAAGTGGCACTGATTTCCGGAGGAGGGTCTGGGCACGAACCACTGCACGGAGGGTATGTGGGCAAAGGAATGCTGGATGCCGCCTGTCCAGGCGAGGTATTTACCTCCCCAACCCCTGATCAAATGTACGAAGCTGCTAAGACAGTCGAGGGAGGAGAAGGGATTCTATTTATTGTGAAAAACTACACAGGAGACGTCATGAATTTTGATATGGCAGCCGACTTGTTAAAGGCAGAAGGATACAAAGTTGAGTCAGTAATCATTGCAGATGATGTGGCTGTAGAAGAGTCTCTTTACAGTGCCGGAAGAAGAGGAGTTGGAGGAACGGTTTTTGCTGAGAAAATTGGAGGAGCAGCTGCAGAAAGAGGATGGTCTCTTGAGGAAGTCAAACGAGTTGTTGAAAAAGTTGCCAAGAATGTCAGGTCTATTGGTATTGCTCTGACTCCCTGTACTGTTCCAGCAGCCGGAAAACCCACATTTGAATTGTCGGAGGATGAGTTTGAATTTGGAATTGGAATTCATGGAGAACCGGGTAGAAAAAGAATGAAAATGAGACCCGTTGACGAGATAGTGCAGATGATGATGGATGCAATTTTGCAGGATATGCCCTTGGAAAAAGGAGACGAAGTTGCATTGTTAGTGAACGGAATGGGAGGAACTCCACTTATGGAACTCTTCATAGTAAACAGGAAAGTTGCTCAAATTCTCGATAACATTGGAGTCAAACGATATAAAACACTTGTCGGTAATTACATTACATCATTGGAAATGCAGGGGACTTCAATAACAGTTCTGAAGCTTGACGACGAGCTTAAAGAATTGCTTGACGACCCTGTCTTAACTCCTGCATTAAGGTGGAAAGCCTAG
- the dhaL gene encoding dihydroxyacetone kinase subunit DhaL — MEYTLEYFDRFVKIYAKHLSENKEYLTQLDAAIGDGDHGINMDRGAKAALERLKSMDPKTPGELLRTVGMALLSTVGGAAGPLYGTVFMKMSIAIGNKEKIDDKELVKALEQALLGIKTLGKAEVGEKTMVDVWEPVVEFLKEKVLKEGYELPDICEEVIKLAEERMKATIPMIARKGRASYLGERSIGHQDPGATSSYLFFRSLCEALQR; from the coding sequence ATGGAATATACCTTAGAATATTTTGATAGATTTGTAAAAATCTATGCAAAACATCTCTCTGAAAATAAGGAATATTTAACTCAACTTGATGCTGCAATCGGAGATGGGGATCATGGAATAAATATGGATAGAGGAGCAAAAGCAGCTTTAGAGCGCCTGAAATCTATGGATCCTAAAACTCCAGGGGAGCTGTTAAGGACTGTGGGAATGGCTCTTCTCAGCACTGTTGGTGGGGCAGCTGGACCCTTGTACGGAACAGTATTTATGAAAATGAGTATTGCCATCGGAAACAAAGAGAAAATTGACGACAAAGAACTTGTAAAAGCATTAGAACAGGCATTACTCGGAATAAAAACCCTTGGAAAAGCAGAGGTTGGCGAAAAAACAATGGTGGATGTCTGGGAGCCAGTTGTCGAGTTCTTAAAAGAGAAAGTGCTTAAGGAAGGATATGAACTTCCAGATATATGTGAAGAGGTTATTAAATTGGCGGAGGAAAGAATGAAAGCTACAATACCGATGATAGCAAGGAAGGGTAGGGCATCTTATCTGGGGGAAAGAAGCATTGGTCATCAAGATCCAGGAGCTACGAGCTCGTACTTGTTCTTTAGGAGTCTTTGTGAAGCACTGCAGAGGTGA
- the dhaM gene encoding dihydroxyacetone kinase phosphoryl donor subunit DhaM, with protein MLALLILSHSPDVAKGVRDICLQMTSGEVVIEAIGGTADGQLGIDAEKVFNSLQELTKKYEGVVIIGDIGSTILAAKNAINLLGVPKNVKIADAPLVEGAIVASVEASLGSSLDEVIKKAEEVKFLSKL; from the coding sequence GTGCTCGCTCTTTTAATTCTTTCTCACAGTCCTGATGTCGCAAAGGGAGTTAGAGATATTTGTCTTCAGATGACATCAGGTGAAGTGGTTATAGAAGCTATTGGAGGAACAGCAGATGGTCAGTTGGGAATAGACGCGGAGAAAGTCTTTAATTCTTTACAAGAGCTTACAAAAAAGTATGAGGGAGTTGTTATCATTGGGGACATTGGAAGTACAATACTTGCAGCCAAAAATGCAATTAACCTTCTTGGAGTGCCAAAAAATGTTAAAATTGCAGATGCGCCTCTGGTGGAGGGGGCTATAGTTGCTTCTGTAGAGGCTTCCCTTGGGTCATCTTTAGATGAAGTAATTAAAAAAGCAGAAGAAGTTAAGTTTTTGAGTAAGCTTTAG
- a CDS encoding HPr family phosphocarrier protein — MKRIVKKMTITNPEGLHARPAGKLVKLLSKVRSTVKIKYKDKTVDAKSVLSLLTLGIDPGEEVEVIIEGDDAEEALKLVEGVVSGNN, encoded by the coding sequence ATGAAAAGGATAGTTAAAAAAATGACAATAACAAACCCAGAGGGATTACACGCGAGACCTGCCGGAAAGCTGGTAAAATTACTTTCAAAAGTTCGGAGCACCGTGAAGATAAAGTACAAGGACAAAACAGTAGATGCTAAAAGTGTTCTTAGTTTGTTAACTCTAGGCATTGACCCGGGCGAAGAAGTTGAGGTTATAATCGAGGGGGATGACGCAGAGGAAGCTCTAAAGCTTGTTGAAGGTGTTGTAAGTGGAAATAATTAA
- a CDS encoding PEP-utilizing enzyme, protein MEIIKLNPRYIVSEGYAYGTLKCIEREIEPSKDLEIALDSLRESAKRLIRKLDAEYLPTPETLEIREIHKMILNDPLLWSEIESHAKNGKISIEELLKVRDKIINMLLETKNPLIMERQYDIKDIFNALITEISGEKRVKISPTDIVYLEEVYPSDVVELYKNRVGAILSRKGSHTSHAAILAMSLEIPYIYNVPDLHRYKDHQIFVDAVYGKLIIDPTPEQEQEIQKNPSSHHL, encoded by the coding sequence GTGGAAATAATTAAGCTAAATCCCAGATACATTGTCTCAGAAGGATATGCTTACGGAACGCTGAAATGCATAGAGCGAGAGATAGAACCCAGCAAAGATTTGGAAATCGCCCTAGATTCTCTGAGAGAAAGTGCTAAAAGATTAATAAGGAAGCTCGATGCAGAATACCTTCCTACTCCAGAGACTTTAGAAATCAGGGAGATCCATAAAATGATTTTGAATGATCCGCTATTATGGTCTGAAATAGAGAGTCATGCTAAAAATGGGAAGATATCCATTGAAGAGCTCCTAAAGGTACGGGACAAGATCATCAACATGTTGCTGGAAACGAAAAATCCCCTAATAATGGAAAGACAGTACGACATTAAAGACATATTCAACGCTCTAATAACAGAGATATCAGGAGAAAAAAGAGTAAAAATCTCTCCAACTGACATTGTATATTTAGAAGAAGTTTATCCTTCAGACGTGGTGGAGTTGTACAAAAACAGAGTCGGAGCAATCTTAAGTAGAAAAGGATCCCATACAAGTCATGCAGCAATCCTAGCAATGTCTCTTGAAATTCCCTACATTTATAATGTCCCTGATTTGCACCGGTACAAGGATCACCAAATTTTTGTAGATGCTGTCTATGGAAAGCTGATAATAGATCCTACTCCTGAACAGGAACAAGAGATCCAAAAAAACCCTAGTTCCCACCATCTGTGA